A genomic segment from Salmo trutta chromosome 38, fSalTru1.1, whole genome shotgun sequence encodes:
- the LOC115177937 gene encoding keratin, type I cytoskeletal 13 has translation MSALSLRSYGGSRGSSSMSLGGGYQSRIASQAQSVYGGAGGQSVRVSYASGTRCGFDLSSALGGDNGNYGSNAVSVNEKATMQNLNDRLATYLEKVRSLEAANAQLERQIREWYEKKTPVIRDYSKYEATLVDLRRKISAATLSNAGILLQIDNAKLAAEDFRVKFENELVMRQSVEADIAGLRKVLDDLTMSRSDLEMQIEGLKEELVYLKKNHEEEIAAMRAHMNVSSVNVEVDAAPQQNMAKMMEEIRTQYEGIAEKNRRDMETWYKAKFDELNKVVSSSTETLQTSRSEINELKRTMQALQIELQSQLSLKSASEGQLNETESRYSMQLNQLQGTVNSLEQELGRMKTDIERQAGEYRMLLDIKTRLEMEIAEYRRLLDGEDVGKAVVTKKVEIVQVKKPEPVVTKRVRMVIEEIIDGKVVSRTEDVDMDVVKK, from the exons ATGAGTGCTTTATCACTTCGCAGTTATGGAGGCAGCCGAGGCTCATCCTCCATGTCTCTCGGAGGAGGTTACCAGAGTCGCATCGCATCACAGGCACAAAGCGTCTATGGAGGGGCAGGGGGACAGAGTGTCCGCGTATCTTATGCTTCGGGCACCAGGTGCGGTTTTGACCTGTCCAGTGCGCTTGGAGGTGACAATGGCAACTACGGTAGTAATGCAGTGTCGGTCAACGAGAAAGCCACCATGCAGAACCTCAACGACCGTTTGGCCACCTACCTGGAGAAGGTGCGCTCCTTGGAGGCGGCGAATGCCCAGCTCGAGCGTCAAATCCGCGAGTGGTACGAGAAGAAGACACCGGTCATCAGAGATTACAGCAAATACGAAGCTACACTTGTCGATCTGCGCAGAAAG ATCAGTGCTGCCACTCTGAGCAACGCCGGTATCCTCCTGCAGATAGACAATGCCAAACTGGCAGCAGAGGACTTCAGAGTCAA ATTTGAGAATGAACTGGTTATGCGTCAGTCAGTGGAGGCAGACATCGCTGGACTGAGGAAGGTTCTGGACGATTTGACCATGTCCCGGTCAGACCTGGAAATGCAGATTGAGGGGCTGAAGGAGGAGCTGGTCTACCTCAAGAAGAACCACGAGGAG GAGATTGCTGCCATGCGGGCACACATGAACGTCAGCTCAGTGAACGTGGAGGTGGACGCAGCACCCcagcagaacatggccaagatgatgGAGGAGATCCGTACTCAGTACGAGGGCATCGCCGAGAAGAACCGCCGCGACATGGAGACCTGGTACAAGGCCAAG TTTGATGAGCTGAACAAGGTGGTGTCCAGCAGCACAGAGACCCTCCAGACGTCCCGCAGTGAGATCAACGAGCTCAAGAGGACCATGCAGGCCCTGCAGATCGAGCTGCAGTCCCAGCTCAGCCTG aAATCAGCCTCGGAGGGCCAGCTGAATGAGACTGAGTCCCGCTATAGCATGCAGCTGAACCAGCTCCAGGGCACGGTCAACAGCCTGGAGCAGGAGCTGGGTCGCATGAAGACGGACATCGAGAGGCAGGCCGGCGAATACCGCATGCTCCTGGACATCAAGACACGGCTGGAGATGGAGATCGCCGAGTACAGGAGGCTGCTGGACGGCGAGGATGTCgg GAAAGCTGTCGTCACCAAGAAGGTCGAGATTGTTCAGGTCAAAAAAC CTGAGCCAGTGGTGACAAAGAGAGTGAGGATGGTGATCGAGGAGATAATCGATGGAAAGGTTGTCTCCCGTACAGAGGATGTGGATATGGATGTGGTGAAAAAATAG